The DNA region GAAAGACGTAGCGCTCGTGGTTACGTTCCATCTCAAGACGCACGTTTTCACCAAAGGCATCGTCATCGCCAAAGTGGTCAACGGTTACGGAGTGGTCAATCACGAGGTCAACTGGGGAAAGCGGGTTTACTTTTGCCGTATCCCCGCCGAGGCGCTTAACGGCCTCGCGCATCGCGGCCAAATCAACCACGGCCGGGACGCCGGTGAAGTCCTGCATCAGCACCCTTGCCGGGCGGTAGGCGATTTCTCTGTCGGCATGGGCATGCTCAAGCCACCCTGCCAGCGCCTTAATATCATCGAGCGTGACGGAATCACCGTCTTGCCAGCGCAATAGGTTTTCCAGTAAGACTTTCAATGACTTGGGTAAACGCGAAATGTCCCCAAGCGTTTTGGCAGCCAGCGGCAGGCTATAGTAGTGCCAGGTTTTATTTTCTGCCTGTAATGTGTCCTTACTGGCTTCGCGTAGGGTTAACGACATAAGCTCCTCCTTAATCACAGAGATGCCCCGACAATCATCAGGGCCGTAATTAAAGATAACACATAGATGTCGTAACGTTTTGATAACAACCCAAATTGATAAATTTAGGATTGGTCCAGAATGGGAAAACAAAAAACCCCGCCGTAGCGAGGTTTTACATTTTAGTGGAGCGCCAGCCAGATGAGCTGGCTCCAGAAGAGAATCGACACGGTAAAAACGCCGATCCATGACCAGTATTTGTGAGACGTCATGTTATTCATCATAGGGACACCAGGCATTATTTAAAAAGTTCCGAGGTAAGTCCTCAGTGCTATATTGCTGATGTGTATTTATTAAAGAGTACAAAAGTGCAGAGTCGGTATTCAGACTATTTGCATCATTACGCAATAAACTAAATTATTGTTTTTTGGGTTCGTCTTCCGCGAACACATCAATAAACGCTTGCTGCTGCGGCGTCAGTTTCCAGGACGCAGGTACAACAGTCGCAGGCGCTTTACGCCCTCTGTGGCCGTTGTCACGATGCTGACACATCTGTTTTACCGAATCTGTACGTACCGTCACTGCCATATTTAACCCCAATATTTCCAGGCCAGGAGAGCAACCACCACCCAAAACAGGGTAGAGACGAGAAAGACCGCCAGCCAGGCTTTACGCTTGAGCGCAGGATCCCTTTGCGGTTCTTCACTTCCTGAAGGCATTGCTAACCTCATACAATCGACATCGCTTATCATTTAGGACCAAACAATTGGTACAATTAATCATCTGTTGAGATAAATCCTAAAGAAACTTTAGCCGAAAAGCCAGTGAATTTACGCACCGGGAGGTATGAAATATTCATTCTTTTGACCAGAAATAAATAATTGAAAAGAAAAATTTGCGAAGGCGTTAATTAGTTTCTACTTTTGTCGCCAATTCACGACATTATAACCTTACGGATTAAATGGATAATGACATTATATGTCAGGGATGGTGTAGATGATGATAATTCTAATTTAGCTTTGAGGCGTTATTTCGGTATCTTTCCCTTAGGGAAAGATACCGGGTGTGATTATTTTTCGGGGAGTTTGATATCTTTAAACATCTCTTCAATATCTTCATTCGAGCGTAATGCCACGGCGGTATCAACCACATCGCGCGTTAAGTGCGGGGCAAAGCGCTGAATAAAATCATACATATAGCTACGCAGGAAAGTGCTCCGACGGAATCCAATCTTGGTGGTGCTGTGGCTGAACACATCATGCGCATCAAGACGCACCAGGTCAGGATCTGACACCGGGTCCACCGCCATGCTGGCAATGACGCCCACGCCCAAGCCAAGCCGTACGTAGGTCTTAATGACGTCGGCATCCGTCGCGGTAAAGACAATGCGAGGAGTTAATCCGGCACGGTTAAAGGCGGTATCAAGCTCGGAACGTCCGGTAAAGCCAAACGTATATGTGACCAACGGATATTGCGCCAGCTCTTCGATAGTGACCGACCCTTTGCCCGCCAGCGGGTGATCGGGGGTCACCACGATAGAGCGGTTCCAGTGGTAGCACGGAAGCATAACCAGATCGTCATACAGATGAAGCGCTTCGGTGGCGATGGCAAAGTCTGCATTCCCCTTCGACACCGCTTCAGCGATTTGCGTTGGCGACCCCTGGTGCATGTGCAAAGAGACGCGAGGATACCGCTCGATGAACCCTTTGATCACGCCGGGCAGCGCATAGCGCGCCTGGGTATGCGTCGTGGCAATATACAGGGAGCCTTTATCCGGCCAGGTGTGCTCCCCCGCCACAGACTTGATTGCATCGACTTTGGAGAGGACTTCCCGCGCAATGCGGATAATTTCCTGCCCCGCAGGCGTGACCTGGGTGAGATGCTTCCCGCTGCGGGCAAATATCTGGATGCCTAACTCATCCTCCAGCATACGAACCTGCTTGCTGATGCCCGGTTGCGAGGTATATAAGCCCTCGGCGGTAGAAGAGACGTTAAGGTTATGATTCACCACCTCAACGATATAACGAAGCTGCTGTAATTTCATGCCAGACCATCCGATTTAGCGCACGCGGTCAATCGCTTAAGACGATTTGATAATAAGAAATGGGTTAACTATAACCACTATATCATTTATAGCCCGACTGTATAGTACGGAACAAAAAATAATAACAGGGCAATAAAAAAGGGCCGGAGATCCGGCCCTTTTACAGGTAAGTTACGGTAAGAAAAGATTATTTCTTGCCTTCAACCCATTTGCCATCGACAAAGAAGGCGGACCAGCCGGTCGCTTTACCCTCTTTCTCGGCCGCAACATACTGCTGCTTCGTTTTACGGCTAAACCGCACCACGGTTTTATTGCCTTCCGGATCCTGCTGTGGCGCATCGGCCAGATAACGCAGTTTCTCAGGCAAGCGATCGCGGAAGCGATACAGTTCTTCTACCAGCGGCGCGCGTGTTTCACGCGATTTCGGGAAGGTGTTGGCGGCCAGGAAGACACCCGCGGCGCCGTCACGCAGCACGAAGTACGCGTCGGATTTCTCGCACGGCAGTTCTGGCAGCGGAACCGGATCTTCCTTCGGCGGAGCCACTTCACCGTTACGCAGAATTTTACGCGTGTTTTTACACTCGTCGTTGGTGCAGGCCATGTACTTGCCGAAACGCCCCATTTTCAGGTGCATTTCAGAACCACACTTCTCGCACTCCACAATCGGGCCGTCATAGCCTTTAATGCGGAACTCGCCCTCTTCGATCTCATACCCGTCACACGTTGGGTTATTACCGCAGACGTGCAGCTTGCGTTTTGGATCGATCAGGTAGCTGTCCATTGCCGTGCCGCATTTTTTGCAGCGGCGCTTGGCGCGCAGAGCGTTGGTTTCCGCATCGTCACCTTCCAGCACGTTGAGAACTTCGTTCTCCGGCACCAGGTTGATGGTGGTTTTGCAGCGCTCTTTTGGCGACAGCGCGTAGCCGGAGCAGCCAAGGAACACGCCCGTGGTTGCGGTACGGATCCCCATCTTGCGGCCGCAGGTTGGGCAGTCGATGCTGGTCAGAACCATCTGGTTAGGCAGCATCCCGCCTTCTTCGGGATCTTTCTCCGCTTTTTCAAGCTGGTCGGTAAAGTCGCTGAAGAAGCTGTCGAGGACCTTTTTCCACTCCGCCTGATGGCTGGCAACCTGGTCCAGGCTGTCTTCCATTTGCGCGGTGAAATCGTAGTTCATCAGCTCGCGGAAGTTGGCTTCCAGGCGGTCGGTAACGATCTCACCCATTTTTTCCGCATAGAAACGCCGGTTTTCAACGCGTACGTAGCCGCGATCCTGAATCGTCGAGATGATGGACGCGTAGGTCGACGGACGGCCAATACCGCGTTTCTCCAGCTCTTTGACGAGGGACGCTTCACTAAAGCGTGCAGGCGGTTTCGTAAAGTGCTGAGCCGGGATCAGCTCAACCAGAGACAGTTCGTCACCTTTGTTCACCGCAGGCAGCGTTCTGTCTTCATCGCCTTTGCGCAGCGCAGGCATCACTTTCGTCCAGCCGTCGAAACGCAGGATACGACCGCGCGCCTTGAGACGGAAATCGCCCGCGCCAACGGTCAGCGTGGTGGAGTCGTACTGCGCCGGGGTCATCTGGCACGCCACAAACTGACGCCAGATCAGCTGATACAGCTTCTGCGCGTCGGCTTCCATGTCTTTCAGCGATTCCGCTAACACAGAGACATCAGAAGGACGAATCGCTTCGTGTGCTTCCTGAGAATTCTCTTTGCTGGCGAACTGGTTTGCGCTTTCCGGCAGGTATTTCTTACCGAAGTTGTCGCTGATATAGCCGCGCACCATGCTGACAGCGTCCTGGCTCAGGTTGGTTGAGTCGGTACGCATGTAGGTGATGTAGCCCGCTTCATACAGGCGCTGGGCCATCATCATGGTTTTCTTCACGCCGTAACCCAGACGGGTACTTGCCGCCTGTTGCAGGGTGGATGTGATAAACGGCGCACCAGGCTTGCTGCTGGTCGGTTTGTCTTCACGTTCCAGCACCTGATAGCGCGCTTTTTCCAGCAGCGCTACGGCGGCCATGGTCTGGTCACGGTTTTCTGGACGGAAAGGCTTATCGTTCTGATGACTTACCTGCAGCGGCAGAGCGTCACCGCCCGGCGTGGTCACATTGGCGTCAACTTCCCAGAACTCTTCCGGCACGAAGGCTTTAATGTCGCGCTCGCGCTCAACCACCAGACGCACGGCGACGGATTGCACACGACCGGCGGAAAGGCCACGGGCAATCTTCTTCCACAGCAGCGGAGAAACCATATAGCCCACAACGCGGTCCATAAAGCGACGCGCCTGCTGGGCGTTGACACGGTCAATATTCAGTTCGCCCGGCTTCTCAAACGCCTGACGAATCGCATTCTTCGTAATTTCGTTAAACACTACACGGCTGTAGCGTTTGTCATCACCGCCGATCACTTCCCGCAGGTGCCAGGCAATGGCTTCCCCTTCGCGGTCAAGGTCGGTTGCGAGATAGATGTGGTCTGCTTTTTCAGCAAGCTGCTTCAGCTCGTTAACGACTTTTTCTTTCCCGGGCAGCACTTCATATTGTGCATCCCAGTTATGCCATGGGTTCACACCCATGCGGTTGACAAGCGCGCTACGTTCATCCTTTTTAGGCTTTTTAGCCCCTTTGGTGGAGGTAGAGTCTGCGCTCTTTTTGCTGGCTGAGCCACTGGTCGGCAAATCGCGGATATGACCGACGCTGGACTTAACCACGTAGTCATTACCCAGATACTTATTGATCGTTTTGGCTTTTGCCGGGGACTCAACGATGACGAGAGCTTTACCCATATTCACCTTTACCTAATTTAATTCTTCCAGGAATACGCCGCACGTTGATTTCCCTTCCGCTGACGACGAGCCAATGATATTGCGACTGCGTCAGGAGATATCAACCCCTTTGTCTTACCGGGCGTTAAAGAAACGACGCCCAGGTGATTGAGTTTTCGGGTATTTTTCTCACATCTCGTGTAATTCGTGACGAATTCCCGGTTGAATGTCAAGCAATTCTGTTGCCAGAATGACGAAAGCGCACACTCTACCTGATAAAATCCGTTACGCAACTTTATTAGCATGCAAAAGCAAATCCCGCCAGCCAGGCCCCTGCACCTTATCCCCTCACATTACAGGGAAAATTTGCCCCCAAAGCGCCCTCGGCGTAGACTATTGCCACTGTTTAAGGAGTGGATTATGCAGAATACGACCCAACCTATTGACCGAGCCTCTCTGCTTATCGAAGCAAACAAGCTTATCCGTGACCATGAAGATACGCTGGCGGGCATCGAAGCCACCGGCGTAGAGCAGCGTAATGGCGTGCTGGTTTTCAGCGGCGAATACTTCCTTGACGAACAGGGGTTACCGACCCCGAAAAGCACCGCCGTGTTTAACATGTTTAAATACCTGGCGCATACGCTTTCCGAGAAGTATCACCTGGTCGATTAATGCAAAACGCGAGGCGTGTGCCTCGCGTTTTTGTTTACAGCAGCGGTTTTTGTCCGCGCTGTAGCCAGCGCAGCAGCAGGCGGTCCGCGCTTTCCGCCGCGCTGTTGGTAAAGCGGTCAAGCAGGCGCTTGCGTTGGGTGAAGCGCACGCCCACCAGTTCCCGGCCTTCCATCAGGTTGAGCAGCAGGTCATCGCTAGTCCCGACTTCGTCCACCAGCCCTTTCTCCTGCGCCTGGACGCCGTACCAGTGCTCGCCCGTCGCAACCTGTTCAATATCGAGCGTCGGGCGCATCCGGTGCACAAAGTCTTTAAAGAGGTGATGCGTTTCGTTGAGATCTTCACGGAATTTCTGACGCCCTTCTTCCGTATTTTCCCCCAGCAGCGTCAGGGTGCGTTTGTACTGACCCGCCGTGTGAAGTTCAATATCAATCTCTTTGTTTTTCAGGAAGCGGTTGAAGTTCGGAATTTGCGCGACCACGCCAATCGAACCAATAATGGAGAACGGCGCCGCAACAATTTTGTCCGCCACGCAGGCCATCATGTAGCCGCCGCTGGCCGCCACCTTATCCACGGCCACGGTCAGCGGGATCTGTTTTTCACGCAGGCGCTGGAGCTGTGAGGCGGCCAGCCCGTAACCGTGAACCACACCGCCCGGGCTTTCAAGACGCACGACAACCTGATCCTGCGGCGTTGCCACGGCCAGAACGGCAGTCACCTCCTCCCGCAGAGAAGCAACTTCGTGCGCGTCCATGCTGCCTTTAAAATCGAGCACATAGACGCGTGGCGCGGTCTTATCCTGCGGCGCATCAAGCTTTGCTTTTGCCTTTGCCGCTTTGGCTTCCTGCTTATGCTTTTTCTTCTGCGCTTTCAGCCAGAGTTTCTGTTGATGGCTATCAAGCAGCGCCAGAGACATCTCTTCCTGCATCTCCTTATACTGCTCGCTCAGGCGAGTAATGCGTAGCTCCCCACGCTGACGCTTGCGCTGCGTCAGGTTGACAATCAAAACGGCAACCACCGCAATGGCGATCACCACCGTCGCGATTTTGGCCAAAAACAACCCATATTGAGAAAGTAATTCCACGCGTTCCACCTTGATTTAACCACGAATCTTTCACGGCAGTGTACAACAGCCCTGCCCATGCGTCTCGCTTGAGACATTACCTCTGCGAACCGCCTTCAGGAATCCCCGACCTGGCGTTTAAATATTTGCAAATTGTTAATTTTACGGTAATGCGTCCTGTAGACTGATTGAATTATTAGGTTAATTCGGGCATAAAGCCGAAAAGTCATTATAAAGGCACCATTGCGTCACCGGTCGCCCGAGGAGTCACCGTGCATTATCAACCGCAAAAAAATCTGCTGCAAAACCGCATTATTCTCGTCACCGGAGCCAGCGACGGGATTGGTCGCGAGGCGGCCCTGACGTACGCCGACTATGGCGCAACCGTTATTCTGGTCGGGCGCAACGAAGAAAAACTGAAAAACGTCGCTCACGAGATTGAGGCGGTATCCGGCACGCCAGCGCCGTGGTATACGCTCGATTTACTGACCTGCACGCCCGCCGTGTGTCAGGAATTAGCCCAACGCATCAGCGCCCACTACCCAAGACTCGACGGCGTGCTGCATAACGCCGGTCTGTTAGGTGAAGTACGTCCAATGGATGAACAGGATCCTGATATCTGGCAGCAGGTCATGCAGGTTAACGTTAACGGCACCTTCTTCCTAACCCAGGCATTGCTTCCTTTATTACTGAAATCCGAATCAGGGTCGCTGGTCTTTACTTCATCCAGCGTTGGCCGTGAAGGACGCGCAAACTGGGGAGCCTATGCCGTATCAAAATTCGCGACCGAAGGCATGATGCAGGTGCTGGCGGAGGAGTACCAGAGCCGCCATCTGCGCGTAAACTGCATTAACCCGGGCGGTACGCGCACCAAAATGCGCGCCAGCGCCTTCCCGACGGAAGATCCGCAGAAGCTCAAAACCCCGGCAGACATTATGCCGCTCTATCTCTGGCTGATGGGCGACGACAGCCGCCGCAAAACCGGGATGACCTTTGACGCCCAGCCGGGCCGTAAGCCGGGGATTTCGCAATGAGTGAAGAACGTCACCAGCAGCGCCAGCAGCGCCTGAAGGAACAGGTGGATGCGCGCGTCGCGGCAGCCCAGGACGAGCGCGGGATCGTCATCGTCTTTACCGGCAACGGCAAAGGTAAAACCACCGCCGCGTTCGGTACCGCCACCCGCGCGGTTGGCCACGGTCAGAAGGTCGGCGTTATCCAGTTTATTAAAGGTGAATGGCCCAACGGCGAGCGTAATTTGCTTGAGCCTCACGGGGTTGAGTTTCAGGTGATGGCGACCGGCTTTACGTGGGACACCCAGAACCGCGAAACCGATACCGCAGCCTGTCTCGCCGTCTGGGAGCATGCGAAGAGAATGCTGGCCGATCCCTCGCTGAATATGGTTCTGCTGGATGAAATAACGTATATGGTCGCCTACGACTACCTGCCGCTTCACGCCGTTCTGGACGCGCTGAAAAACCGGCCTGCCCACCAGACGGTTATCGTCACGGGGCGCGGGTGTCATCGGGATATTCTGGAGATGGCGGATACCGTCAGCGAGCTGCGACCGGTTAAACATGCGTTTGATGCGGGCATCAAAGCGCAAATCGGAATAGATTACTAAAGAAAAAAGCCCGGTGTCTGCACCGGGCTTTTAGATTAACCGTTGTTATTACGGCTGCCGGAGCGGCGGCTGCTGTTCACCTGGCTGTGACGCTTCACCGCGCGACGGATTTGGTTCGCCTTCATGCGACGGCGGTCTTTCTCCACCGCCACTTTTGAGGTCGTTTCCGGCGTCAGGCCGACCAGCTCGCGCAGGTAGTTGGTTTGTGTCAGATCCAGTTCGGTATACCCCCCGCGCGGCAGGCCTTTCGGCAGCAGAATGTCGCCGTAGCGAACGCGAATCAGGCGGCTCACCTGGACGCCTACCGCTTCCCAGAGACGACGCACCTCGCGGTTACGGCCTTCGGTCAGGGTGACGTTGTACCACTGGTTAATGCCTTCCCCACCGGTAAACTTGATGGTTTTGAACGCCGCAGGGCCGTCTTCCAGCTGAACGCCACGCGACAGATCGCGCAGTTTATTCTCATCAACCTGGCCAAATACGCGTACCGCGTATTCACGCTCCACTTCGCGGCTTGGGTGCATCAGACGGTTGGCCAGTTCACCATCGGTGGTAAACAGCAGCAGACCGCAGGTGTTCACGTCCAGACGACCAACGGCAATCCAGCGCGCACCGCGCAGCTTAGGCAGACGGTCAAACACCGTCGGACGACCTTCCGGGTCGTTGCGGGTACACAGCTCGCCTTCCGGCTTGTAGTAAGCCAGCACGCGACAGATCTGTTCGGCAGACTCTTTCACGGAGATAAGATGACCGTCGATGCGGATCTTCAGCCCCGGTACGATTTCAACGCGGTCACCCAGCGTGGCGATTTTACCGTCCACACTCACGCGGCCCGCTTCAATAATGGCTTCGATTTCACGGCGTGAGCCGTGGCCGGCACGCGCCAGCACTTTCTGTAACTTCTCGCTCATTGAGCTTCCTCAGGTGTCGCCTTCACAGGCGTCTGGTATACTTTCAAAAACAACGAGTTAGCATCAATAACAACTTAACTCACTGATATGTAACTATTTCATGGTACACAGCATGGCAAACAATATGTCACACAAGCTGTCACACACAATGATTCGTGGGCGCACATACTACACTAACTTTAGACTAAATGATTCAACAAGTTTTGTGCGCTTAAGTCTCGGTACTGATAGTGACCTGCCCCCACGATTAGATACAACACTCAGTTAGTAACGTCGGAATCTTCATTCTCAGAATGACCCTTTCTCCAGCCCGCTGCAAATTCAGACGGTGTCTGATAATTCAGCGTGGAGTGCGGGCGGCATTCGTTATAATCCTGCCGCCAGTCATTAATAATTTTCCTGGCATGAACGATATCGCTGAACCAGTGCTCATTCAAACATTCATCGCGAAATCGTCCGTTAAAGCTCTCAATAAATCCGTTCTGCGTTGGCTTGCCCGGCTGGATTAAGCGCAACTCAACACCATGCTCAAAGGCCCATTGATCCAGTGCACGGCAAGTGAACTCCGGCCCCTGGTCAGTTCTTATCGTCGCCGGATAGCCTCGAAACAGTGCAATGCTGTCCAGAATACGCGTGACCTGAACGCCTGAAATCCCAAAGGCAACAGTGACCGTCAGGCATTCCTTTGTGAAATCATCGACGCAGGTAAGACACTTGATCCTGCGACCGGTGGAAAGTGCGTCCATGACGAAATCCATCGACCAGGTCAGATTGGGCGCCGCCGGACGGAGCAGCGGCAGACGTTCTGTTGCCAGCCCTTTACGACGTCTTCTGCGTTTTACGCCCAGGCCACTGAGGTGATAAAGCCGGTACACGCGCTTATGATTAACATGAAGCCCTTCACGGCGCAGCAACTGCCAAATACGACGGTAGCCAAAACGCCTGCGCTCCAGTGCCAGCTCAGTGATGCGCCCTGATAAATGCGCATCAGCAGCCGGACGGTGAGCCTCATAGCGGCAGGTCGACAGGGATAAACCTGTAAGCCTGCAGGCACGACGTTGCGACAGACCGGTCGCATCACACATCAACATCACGGCTTCCCGCTTCTGGTCTGTCGTCAGTACTTTCGCCCAAGAGCCACCTGAAGCGCCTCTTTATCCAGCATGGCTTCGGCAAGCAGCTTCTTGAGTCTGGTGTTCTCTTCCTCAAGCGACTTCAGGCGCTTAACTTCAGGCACCTCCATACCGCCATACTTCTTACGCCAGGTGTAAAACGTGGCATCGGAAATGGCATGCTTGCGGCAGAGTTCACGGGCGGGTACCCCAGCTTCGGCTTCGCGGAGAATACTGATGATCTGTTCGTCGGAAAAACGCTTCTTCATGGGGATGTCCTCATGTGGCTTATGAAGACATTACTAACATCGGGGTGTACTAATCAACGGGGAGCAGGTCAATAGCCGAAAGCAAGCGGAAGTGATCATGAATCAGATCCGTCCTTTCATTCCCCTCGTGCAGAATGGAACGATGAGCCTCGAAGAGTTCAAACAAAAAATGCAGGGTTACCGGAACGCCACAAAAAAGGATTTCGACGAGTACCTACTGAACTGGCTTAGGAGTGGTCTCGAAGAGGCTAAACGATTGCCAGAGTTAGGACGGTATCATAAAGAAATCACTGGTGATCCTTTATCCCCGCCAGATACAGCAAACGAAGCGCGAGGCTACGCTAACCACTATTTGGGCAAGATGTACAGTGGCGAAGATATGACGGCCCAAATGATGGTCGCAGCGCTGAAAATGAAAAAGTTAGATGTCAATGAATCCGACCTTGATCAGGTTCATCATATCG from Enterobacter chengduensis includes:
- the ymiC gene encoding small membrane protein YmiC, with the translated sequence MNNMTSHKYWSWIGVFTVSILFWSQLIWLALH
- the cysB gene encoding HTH-type transcriptional regulator CysB; amino-acid sequence: MKLQQLRYIVEVVNHNLNVSSTAEGLYTSQPGISKQVRMLEDELGIQIFARSGKHLTQVTPAGQEIIRIAREVLSKVDAIKSVAGEHTWPDKGSLYIATTHTQARYALPGVIKGFIERYPRVSLHMHQGSPTQIAEAVSKGNADFAIATEALHLYDDLVMLPCYHWNRSIVVTPDHPLAGKGSVTIEELAQYPLVTYTFGFTGRSELDTAFNRAGLTPRIVFTATDADVIKTYVRLGLGVGVIASMAVDPVSDPDLVRLDAHDVFSHSTTKIGFRRSTFLRSYMYDFIQRFAPHLTRDVVDTAVALRSNEDIEEMFKDIKLPEK
- the cobO gene encoding cob(I)yrinic acid a,c-diamide adenosyltransferase, with the translated sequence MSEERHQQRQQRLKEQVDARVAAAQDERGIVIVFTGNGKGKTTAAFGTATRAVGHGQKVGVIQFIKGEWPNGERNLLEPHGVEFQVMATGFTWDTQNRETDTAACLAVWEHAKRMLADPSLNMVLLDEITYMVAYDYLPLHAVLDALKNRPAHQTVIVTGRGCHRDILEMADTVSELRPVKHAFDAGIKAQIGIDY
- a CDS encoding IS3-like element ISSen4 family transposase (programmed frameshift), producing the protein MKKRFSDEQIISILREAEAGVPARELCRKHAISDATFYTWRKKYGGMEVPEVKRLKSLEEENTRLKKLLAEAMLDKEALQVALGRKLLTTDQKREAVMLMCDATGLSQRRACRLTGLSLSTCRYEAHRPAADAHLSGRITELALERRRFGYRRIWQLLRREGLHVNHKRVYRLYHLSGLGVKRRRRRKGLATERLPLLRPAAPNLTWSMDFVMDALSTGRRIKCLTCVDDFTKECLTVTVAFGISGVQVTRILDSIALFRGYPATIRTDQGPEFTCRALDQWAFEHGVELRLIQPGKPTQNGFIESFNGRFRDECLNEHWFSDIVHARKIINDWRQDYNECRPHSTLNYQTPSEFAAGWRKGHSENEDSDVTN
- a CDS encoding YmiA family putative membrane protein codes for the protein MRLAMPSGSEEPQRDPALKRKAWLAVFLVSTLFWVVVALLAWKYWG
- the topA gene encoding type I DNA topoisomerase, which translates into the protein MGKALVIVESPAKAKTINKYLGNDYVVKSSVGHIRDLPTSGSASKKSADSTSTKGAKKPKKDERSALVNRMGVNPWHNWDAQYEVLPGKEKVVNELKQLAEKADHIYLATDLDREGEAIAWHLREVIGGDDKRYSRVVFNEITKNAIRQAFEKPGELNIDRVNAQQARRFMDRVVGYMVSPLLWKKIARGLSAGRVQSVAVRLVVERERDIKAFVPEEFWEVDANVTTPGGDALPLQVSHQNDKPFRPENRDQTMAAVALLEKARYQVLEREDKPTSSKPGAPFITSTLQQAASTRLGYGVKKTMMMAQRLYEAGYITYMRTDSTNLSQDAVSMVRGYISDNFGKKYLPESANQFASKENSQEAHEAIRPSDVSVLAESLKDMEADAQKLYQLIWRQFVACQMTPAQYDSTTLTVGAGDFRLKARGRILRFDGWTKVMPALRKGDEDRTLPAVNKGDELSLVELIPAQHFTKPPARFSEASLVKELEKRGIGRPSTYASIISTIQDRGYVRVENRRFYAEKMGEIVTDRLEANFRELMNYDFTAQMEDSLDQVASHQAEWKKVLDSFFSDFTDQLEKAEKDPEEGGMLPNQMVLTSIDCPTCGRKMGIRTATTGVFLGCSGYALSPKERCKTTINLVPENEVLNVLEGDDAETNALRAKRRCKKCGTAMDSYLIDPKRKLHVCGNNPTCDGYEIEEGEFRIKGYDGPIVECEKCGSEMHLKMGRFGKYMACTNDECKNTRKILRNGEVAPPKEDPVPLPELPCEKSDAYFVLRDGAAGVFLAANTFPKSRETRAPLVEELYRFRDRLPEKLRYLADAPQQDPEGNKTVVRFSRKTKQQYVAAEKEGKATGWSAFFVDGKWVEGKK
- the rluB gene encoding 23S rRNA pseudouridine(2605) synthase RluB; amino-acid sequence: MSEKLQKVLARAGHGSRREIEAIIEAGRVSVDGKIATLGDRVEIVPGLKIRIDGHLISVKESAEQICRVLAYYKPEGELCTRNDPEGRPTVFDRLPKLRGARWIAVGRLDVNTCGLLLFTTDGELANRLMHPSREVEREYAVRVFGQVDENKLRDLSRGVQLEDGPAAFKTIKFTGGEGINQWYNVTLTEGRNREVRRLWEAVGVQVSRLIRVRYGDILLPKGLPRGGYTELDLTQTNYLRELVGLTPETTSKVAVEKDRRRMKANQIRRAVKRHSQVNSSRRSGSRNNNG
- the sohB gene encoding protease SohB; the encoded protein is MELLSQYGLFLAKIATVVIAIAVVAVLIVNLTQRKRQRGELRITRLSEQYKEMQEEMSLALLDSHQQKLWLKAQKKKHKQEAKAAKAKAKLDAPQDKTAPRVYVLDFKGSMDAHEVASLREEVTAVLAVATPQDQVVVRLESPGGVVHGYGLAASQLQRLREKQIPLTVAVDKVAASGGYMMACVADKIVAAPFSIIGSIGVVAQIPNFNRFLKNKEIDIELHTAGQYKRTLTLLGENTEEGRQKFREDLNETHHLFKDFVHRMRPTLDIEQVATGEHWYGVQAQEKGLVDEVGTSDDLLLNLMEGRELVGVRFTQRKRLLDRFTNSAAESADRLLLRWLQRGQKPLL
- a CDS encoding YciK family oxidoreductase — translated: MHYQPQKNLLQNRIILVTGASDGIGREAALTYADYGATVILVGRNEEKLKNVAHEIEAVSGTPAPWYTLDLLTCTPAVCQELAQRISAHYPRLDGVLHNAGLLGEVRPMDEQDPDIWQQVMQVNVNGTFFLTQALLPLLLKSESGSLVFTSSSVGREGRANWGAYAVSKFATEGMMQVLAEEYQSRHLRVNCINPGGTRTKMRASAFPTEDPQKLKTPADIMPLYLWLMGDDSRRKTGMTFDAQPGRKPGISQ
- a CDS encoding YciN family protein codes for the protein MQNTTQPIDRASLLIEANKLIRDHEDTLAGIEATGVEQRNGVLVFSGEYFLDEQGLPTPKSTAVFNMFKYLAHTLSEKYHLVD